A genome region from Empedobacter falsenii includes the following:
- the mef(C) gene encoding macrolide efflux MFS transporter Mef(C) — MENRKWFKTYMFIWAGQFASMLTSYAVQFAIVIWLSLEYKSAEVLAYAGIAAMLPQALIGLIAGVYVDRLNRKYVMIFSDAFIALCALLLLVILQNENVNLIWIYILLGLRSVGNAFHAPALQAIAPLIVPQNELIKVAGINQVLHSVCSIGGPAIGTLAIAYLPISKVLYLDLIGALLAILSLVMVKIPNVVAKSKSSAHSIATEFSEGFQTVSKNKGLRYLFLYAMAITFVIMPAAIMFPLLTTGHFAGGKWEIGIVEVVWGGGMLIGGVILSIFKLKGSKVVAVNVMYVLLGLTFILSGVLPASWFVGFVMVTAIGGISLSVFNGCFTAIVQTEVSPEKLGRVFSLYYSLAVLPSVIGLLFTGLIAEVIGVNITFIISGCLAILVGILSFSTRNLMQLGKIKNI, encoded by the coding sequence ATGGAAAACCGTAAATGGTTTAAGACCTATATGTTTATATGGGCTGGACAGTTTGCTTCAATGCTTACAAGTTATGCTGTTCAGTTTGCTATTGTTATATGGCTTAGTCTGGAGTACAAGTCAGCCGAAGTTTTAGCCTACGCAGGAATAGCAGCTATGTTGCCTCAAGCATTGATAGGCTTAATAGCAGGTGTATATGTTGACCGTCTCAATCGTAAATATGTAATGATTTTTTCGGATGCTTTTATAGCTCTCTGTGCCCTTTTGTTACTCGTCATTTTACAAAATGAAAATGTTAATCTTATATGGATATACATTTTATTGGGTTTACGCTCTGTTGGTAATGCTTTTCACGCTCCGGCACTACAGGCAATTGCTCCGCTGATTGTACCCCAAAATGAATTGATAAAGGTAGCAGGAATTAATCAGGTGTTACATTCGGTTTGCAGTATTGGTGGTCCTGCCATTGGCACATTAGCCATTGCTTATCTTCCTATTTCAAAAGTATTGTACTTGGATTTGATTGGAGCATTGCTGGCTATTCTTTCACTCGTGATGGTGAAAATTCCCAATGTGGTTGCGAAGTCAAAATCGTCTGCACATTCTATTGCTACAGAATTTTCGGAAGGGTTTCAGACTGTTTCAAAAAACAAAGGTTTGCGTTATCTTTTTCTTTATGCAATGGCGATAACCTTTGTTATAATGCCAGCTGCCATTATGTTTCCGTTGCTCACAACAGGGCATTTTGCAGGAGGAAAATGGGAGATAGGAATTGTAGAAGTGGTTTGGGGCGGAGGTATGCTTATTGGCGGTGTCATCCTGAGTATTTTCAAATTGAAAGGCTCAAAAGTAGTCGCAGTCAATGTTATGTATGTATTATTGGGACTTACATTTATTTTGAGTGGTGTATTACCTGCAAGTTGGTTTGTAGGATTTGTGATGGTAACAGCCATTGGCGGTATCAGCCTGTCTGTTTTCAATGGCTGTTTTACAGCAATTGTACAAACAGAGGTAAGTCCTGAAAAATTAGGACGTGTATTTTCACTTTATTATAGTTTGGCAGTTTTGCCAAGTGTAATCGGTTTATTATTCACAGGCCTGATTGCAGAAGTTATTGGTGTAAACATTACGTTTATCATAAGCGGTTGTTTGGCAATCCTTGTGGGTATTCTTTCGTTTAGCACTCGCAACTTAATGCAATTAGGTAAAATCAAAAATATTTAA